atgaggtgaaggggaaggaagacagagagggaggagaaCTGAGTTTGTGGCAAATACTCAGGGGTTGGTTTTGTTCAACAACATTCAGACTTGCTCATGTTCACAGAGAGTAAGCTTCACTTAGAGGATCacttaggaaaaaacaaaaaagtatatattggtttgatttttaaatgtatctttatttttaaatttccatttcctGCAAATGCCTCAGTGTCTTGACCTAGTCTTGCCTCTTCCGTTCAAATACAGAAAATGATTATGCTCAGTGTAGAAGAAACACTCAGTGCAGCTTTCAGTCCTTTTGTTTGGAATCTAGCTGATCTGTACGTCATTCTCAGAGCTGGATTCTTCTTCAGTAACTTCCTAGACATATAAGGCTCTACAACGCTGAAGGATAGAAATTGCTTCTCTTCTCCCACCAGCCCAGTGTAAACACATCCCTGGACAACACTGACCTGACTGTGGCTTGTGTTATCTCACCCTTTCCCCTTCTCCAGGTCCAATATCCTTACAAAGGGCCTGCATctttttttgttaattaaaaagctGAATCCATCACATTCCTGGAAAATAGTCAACCCTCTGCAAAaataatttgtgcattttaccttCAGCTACTGCACATTCATTCTTCTCTCCAAACCATAAATGTCAAGCActgtggaagatttttttttttttttttttttttctgaggaggGGTAAATACCTTGCAACAGGACCACTTTGGTGAGTTCTGATGCCAGTCACAGCTTAGAAAGTGTCAAAGGTGGGCATGCTGGATAGAATCTAGACATAACACATTTGCAGGCAAAGTCACTTTCTGGAAATAATCATGACGGAGTCAAAGactcctcagaaaccacttaggcCAGTGCTTCCCAAATATGGTTATATATCAGAAGCATATGagaaacttggccaggcacagtggctcatgcctgtaatccccgcactttgggaggctgagcagggcggatcacttgaggtcaggagtttgagaccagcctggtcaacatagtgaaaccccgtctctactaaaaatacaaaaattagctgggcatggtggcacactcctgtagtcccagctactcgggagtctgaggcaggagactcacctgaattggggaggcggaggcggcagtgagccgagatggcactgttgtactccagcctgggtgacagagtaagactccatctcaaaacaaaacaaaacaaaacaaaacgaaaaaggAAGCATATGAGAAACTTAACAAAAACTTCTGGGCTCCAACCTACATCTAATAATTTAGACTCTCTGAAGGCAAGGTCCAGGagattgttaaaaaacaaaaacaaaaacacaaacaaacaaaaaaaactaagctCCCCACTCAATTCTGATGTATAGCTAAGTTTGGGAGCCCCTTGTCTAGTTCTTATCTGAACTAGGATTTTGCCACATCGTTATCTGTCCTTCCCTGTACTCCTCCAGTGATGGGAGGCCCACTGCCTTTCAAGGGAGCCCCTCCCAGCCTTAGCCAGTTCTGCTTTTTCTGGGAGTTATTCCTCTGTATACTTCACTGgtctggctctgccttctaggaCCCCACAGATCCTATCTGGTTTTGCCCTTCAGAGATTTGGACGGCACAGCCTTGTCTTTCAAGTTCTAAAGGGTGAACATCCCAGTTCCTTCAGCTGCTCCTCAAAGGGCACAGCCTCCAACCTTGCCGCGTGGGGGCCACTTCCTGTCTGCAGCTGGCCTCTCAGACCTGCCACAGTTTCCAATGCACTCTGACATGAGGACTGATACTCATTTTGCCATAAACTCACTCCCTCTATCAATGAGGCCTCTTAAGGATTGGTCAGTTAATCATTAAGTCAATCAGTCCCGGAGTGCTATGCCAAGTGCCCAAGGGGAGCTAGGCTGTCCACGTGCTgtgggggaggcaggagggccTTGGCTAGGGGCTCATGCCGTTGCTGGAGAAATCCGAGGAAAGCATGGGCATCAAGGTGATAAGATGCCAATCATAGTGCCTTCATGGAGGGCTAACTTTTGCAGCAAAGGCTGTGAACATCCTAAGGATGATATGGTAGCAAAAGATTCCATAGAGATGTAGCTTAAGGAAAGAACTAAGTGAATTAGGTCCAAGCAGTCGCATGTGAGCGCCCTAGATCAGTGGAGAGGCAGGGATTTAATACAAGGAACTGGGTGCTTACAGACCTGCTGCAAGTGCCGGAGGCAGAAGCAAGCCTTAGCCAGAACAGGACCAACCCTCAGGACAATATGGACATGGCCCACCAGCCTCGTGCCTGTCTGAGGCTACTTCAGACACCCTCCTGCAGCCTCCATTCAAAGAGCAGGAAGCCAGGTCAAGGAGCGGCTACAGCCAGAGCGGCCAGTCCACAGCCAGGAAGCTGGAGAAGGGACAAGGAATGCTGCCGCAGAACATCTCCCATTTCTGCTATCCTGCTAGTGCCACCCTACAGGGGCAGGACAATACCCTCCAATGCGTGCCCGCCTTCCACATCCGGCAGAGTACTACTAATTGGCAGCACCTAGTCCACATCCAGAACTCTAACTGCAAATGAGGCTGGGAAACATGGCGGTTAGCTTTTGGACCTCCCTAGCCGGAAGGAAGGTGCAGCGAGCGTGGAGTGAGAGAGATGCATGTTCAGTGGTCCATCTTGGCAACCTTTATAGCAACAAAATGGAGACAATTAAATGTCCAACAGTTTACCCCTACAACAGAATTCTATGCCACTTTGGAGAGGATGATGTCATCTGTAATTAGTGATAGGAGAAAACTTCAAAATACAgtgctaagttttaaaatttttttaaagcagcacaACAGAGGTTACTATatgattttatgtttattaaaataattttgaaagatgCAGAGGAAACAACACTAGCAGGACGAACACCGAAATAATGGCTACCGTAGGTGAAGAGATTACAggtgatatttttcttcttttttcatcctttcctgtgttttccaaGCTTTGTACACTGTGCATACATTCTTTTTGTCCTTAGGACAAAAATGTACTTTGAAAAATGCCCAAATATAAAATCTTCTTGAAGGAACTGAAGAAAGGAGCAGTGAAAGTGGAGGACAGAAACTAGTGAATCCTGGACAAAAAAAGTGAGGGAGAGGCGAGGCAGAGAAGGGGTTAAGGGGAGTCTCAACGATGGCAGTCGATTAAGCAGCGTCTTGCAGCGGGGAGAAACGCAAAGTGTAGTTGGGGTTCGGTCTCCGAAAactttgctgtgtgacctggggaagCCCCTGTCCCTCTCTGGGTATCTCTGTTTCCGCTCCCAAACCAGTGCCTTAGGACCCTAGATCTGAGCAACGTGGACACTGGGCTTGCGGAGACCCGAGGGAGGGAGCGCTGAAGCGGTGCGGGCTGCCGGGGGTAGAGGGGCGGGGACCGGGAAAGACCCGGCTGGGCGAGGGAGGAGCGGCCTTGGCCGGCGACGGGACGTAGGCAGAGCCCCAGGCGCAGGCGGAGCCTCACTGGCCGCTGAGCCCCGGGCTGCGCGGAGGCGGGACCTGCGGCCAGCCCTGGGCGGCCATCTGGACAGAGCTGGGAGGGCCGGAACCAGAACCCAAGCGTGATCCTGAACCGAAGCCCGAGCCTGCTGCAGGTAACTAACGCTGGTCTCCCCTCGGCTCCCCCGGGAAGCCGCAGCTCCCGGCGCCGCGTGGGGGCTTTCCTCTCTGGGCCGCGGCGTCCGCATCTGGGGGCTGGCCTACAGTTGCACTGTAGGACTCTCGCCACGTCCCCTAATCCCATCCCCCGCCTCTGGGTGACGCTGCAGGAGCCCCGAGGACACAGACGCCTCCAGACCTTACCACGTTAGCTCGACCTCAACACTCCTGCCCACTCGGCCCACTTCAACAGAGGGCCCCTGACCATAGCCCAGAGGCTTGGACAAGCCCAAAGGTTGCGCCCTTTCCCCCGCAGAAGGGGTGAGGTGGGCGCCGCTGCAGTTCCCGCGGATAGAGAAGGTCCGGTCCTTCCCGCTGTGGGTGAACTGTAAAAAATTGCCCATATTCAGGAGAATATGCAAAGCTAGGTTTGTGAAAATCTGGGGTGAGGCTCCTATACTTTCTTGCTGTGTATCCTCGGTGAGTCCCTGAACCTCTCTGATGCCCAGCCTTCTTCCAGAATGGGGGTCATCATCAACTGTGACCACTCAGGGACTGCAGAGAGGCTTGGCAAATTTCCCGTGAGAAGACGGCCTGCAAACTGTAAAGCATGATGCTCTGTGAGCTGTGATCTTCCTATCAGCAAGTGGAGGCCCCAGCAAGAACCCCACATAGGCCCCAAGAGTAGGAACGGCCTTGGCGTGGCTGCAAAGGTTTGCCAACCTTCGCGTGGCTGCAAAGGTTTGCCAACCTTCGCGTGGCTGCAAAGGTTTGCCAACCTTCGCGTGGCTGCAAAGGTTTGCCAACCTTCGCGTGGCTGCAAAGGTTTGCCAACCTTCGCGTGGCTGCAAAGGTTTGCCAACCTTCGCGTGGCTGCAAAGGTTTGCCAACCTTCGCGTGGCTGCAAAGGTTTGCCAGCCTTGGCCTATGACCACCTCTCCTGACTGCTTCACCCCTCCAATACTTACCCCGTGGATTGGTGACTCCCCTTTCCCCTACCTCCTTCTGGTCTCCTCACCCTCAGAGCCAGGCCTGTTGGTGGCAAGGGGGCTGTGTCCCAGCATATGGCAAAGTCCTGAGCTAAATGGAACCCTGGGCACCCCTGGCAGATCTGCTGACTCAGCTTCCCCCTGTGGGAtatgatgaggtttctcttcaaataatctgatcaatcttttattctttaattcttagtattcccctcttttttttttcatttttttcctttttgcctttgttaGATGCCCAGGCACGCCACAGTACCAAGCATTATCAgtaccagctcacattcctttGCTTATTTGGAAAGAAGACTAACTTTCTAGCTCATTACAGACACCCCTTCCCGtttctctccactttcttttaCGTGCCCACTCTatctaaaataaatcaaatgtttAGCCAACTGGGATTAGTTTAGATTGTACGACCCGACCCCAGCCAATGGTGAAAGGGTACAGGGGCAGGACTTGCATCAGGAATAAAGGCTCTCGTgcccctttgttcaggtgtgctctcatggCAACTGGCCAAGGAGGCATCCCTCTGTGCAGagtaaaattgctttgctaagAATCCTGTGTTCGAGTGTTcaatttccttaggattttgagCATTATTCCTAACACCCGCAAGGGGAAGGGAAACTTTCTTGGTCAgcattgattattattattatttttagatacagtcttgctctgttacccaggctggagtgcagtggcacaatcatggctcactgcagcctcaacctcctgggctcaggtgattgcccccacctcagcctcccaagcagctagaactacaggcatgcaccactatgctcggcaaatttatttttatttttttgcagagacacgGTTCTTGCTatgtgctcaggctggtctcaaactcctggcctcaagcaatccttccacttcggCCTACCAAAGCGTTACCAGTTAccagcataagccaccacgcccatcacATTGATTTTTATGGGGCTGGGGACCTACATGGAGCCTTGCTTTCCTGATTGAGTTTTTTGTTCCTCTCCCTGCCcaggggtggagggtgagaggctgTTGGGTGAAGGGACAGGCAGGTGCAATTCCATTTTACTGCTGGGCGGAGCAAGACTCATGAGACATCAAAGGCAGAGAGATTCAAATTCTGACTGAAGAATAACTGCTTCAACTAATCTGGGAACATTACActctgtttaattttcatttaatatgtattatatgctgtttaAGTTTTATAACAGTAGTTGTTTTAACGAAGTCTACACTCTTCAGAGTTGTAGCTTTTCTTCTTAGCTGCCTCCTGACTTGCTGCACCTCTGGGAAAGCTGAAAAGGGATGCTGAGACCTGTGGTTGGGGGATGCTGGGCTAGGTCAATTTCTGAGGCACGGCCAGTTCTGATGTCCTGAGTGGAGCTTGCCAGGGTTTTTATATGCAAGACATCATTCAACATAACCCCATGAGGCATTTCACATATGggagaactgaggcacagaggtgaAATGAAGCAAGTCCCTCTCAGAGAACAACAGTCTCCCAGTCCCTTTGATTTCTACCCAAGTCTTAGGTCAATTCTTAGACAGCCTTTGTGGCAATTTCAGTGTTTTCTCAGTGTATCATTCAGTACTATGTGTTGAGCCGCTGCTCTGTAGCAGGCATACCTCTAGGCTCAGGGACATAGCaatgaatggaacagaaaaataaGTTCCTGCGCTCATGGAGCTTGCATTTTATTGGGGGGAGACAGACAAACATATAAGCCTGTAAAGATAGTATTTGGGATGTGAGATAGAGAAGGAGTAAAGCAGGGTAGGGGGGATAGAGAGTGTTGGGGTGGGAAGGGTTGCAATTTTATaaagggtggtcagggaaggccttgcTGAGACAGTGGCTTTTGAGACCCAGCAGAGATGAGGGAGTGAGCTGAGGATAGGCGGGACGTGATGGAGTTGGCCCAGAGAGTTCATCAGGGCCCTCACAGCTCTTACAGTCTGTGTTTTTAGAGGTGACAGTCCTTTATGCTGGAGTCTTGAAATGTTTGAGCTGGTGGGCCCTTGGGTACCGCCACCTGCCTTCTCCCACCTGTTCACCCTGGTTTCTTTTGTCCCTCTCCAGAGTGTCAGCATGCTGCGCTTCCTGGCACCCCGGCTGCTTAGCCTCCAGGGCAGGACCGCCCGCTACTCCTCGGCAGCAGCCCTCCCAAGCCCCATTCTGAACCCAGACATCCCCTACAACCAGCTGTTCATCAACAATGAATGGCAAGATGCAGTCAGCAAGAAGACCTTCCCGACGGTCCCCTTCCCGGGGAGGTCATCGGGCACGTGGCTGAAGGTGACCGGGCTGATGTGGATCGGGCTGTGAAAGCAGCCCGGGAAGCCTTCCGCCTGGGGTCCCCATGGCACTGGATGGATGCCTCTGAGCGGGACCGGCTGCTGAACCGCCTGGCAGACCTAGTGGAGCGGGATCGAGTCTACTTGGCCTCACTGGAGACCTTGGACAATGGGAGGCCTTTCCAAGAGTCTTACGCCTTGGACTTGGATGAGGTCATCAAGGTGTATCGGTACTTTGCTGGCTGGGCTGACAAGTGGCATGGCAAGACCATCCCCGTGGATGGCCAGCATTTCTGCTTCACCCGGCATGAGCCCGTTGGTGTCTGTGGCCAGATCATCCCGTGGAACTTCCCCTTGGTCATGCAGGGTTGGAAACTTGCCCCGGCACTCGCCACAGGCAACACTGTGGTTATGAAGGTGGCAGAGCAGACCCCCCTCTCTGCCCTGTATTTGGCTTCCCTCATCAAGGAGGCAGGCTTTCCCCCCTGGGGTGGTGAACATCATCACGGGCTATGGCCCAACAGCAGGTGCGGCCATCGCCCAGCACATGGATGTTGACAAAGTTGCTTTCACCGGTTCCACCGAGGTGGGCCACCTGATCCAGAAAGCAGCTGGCGATTCCAACCTCAAGAGAGTCACCCTGGAGCTGGGTGGTAAGAGCCCCAGCATTGTGCTGGCCGATGCTGACATGGAGCATGCCGTGGAGCAGTGCCACGAAGCCCTGTTCTTCAACATGGGCCAGTGCTGCTATGCTGGCTCCCGGACCTTCATGGAAGAATCCATCTACAATGAGTTTCTCGAGAGAACCGTGGAGAAAGCAAAGCAGAGGAAAGTGGGGAACCCCTTTGAGCTGGACACCCAGCAGGGGCCTCAGGTGGACAAGGAGCAGTTTGAACAAGTCCTAGGCTACATCCAGCTTGGCCAGAAGGAGGGCACAAAACTCCTCTGTGGCGGAGAGCGTTTCGGGGAGCGTGGTTTCTTCATCAAGCCTACTGTCTTTGGTGGCGTGCAGGATGACATGAGAATTGCCAAAGAGGAGATCTCTGGGCCTGTGCAGCCCCTGTTCAAGTTCAAGAAGATTGAGGAGGTGATTGAGAGGGCCAACAACACCAGGTATGGCCTGGCTGCAGCTGTGTTCACCCGGGATCTGGACAAGGCCATGTACTTCACCCAGGCACTCCAGGCCAGGACCGTGTGGGTAAACACCTACAACATCGTCCCCTGCCACATGCCATTTGGAGGGTTTAAGGAATCTGGAAACGGGAGGGAGCTGGGTGAGGATGGGCTTAAGGCCTACACAGAGGTGAAGACAGTCACCATCAAGGTTCCTCAGAAGAACTCGTAAGAGCAGCTGTCAGGAAGGCCCAGTCACAGTCTAGCAATTCCACAACCACCTTGACCAATGCTTGCCAAACTGTTTTAAAGCCAAGAACACCCTTTCTTTGTTCAAAATTAACTCTTAGAAGAAACCCCATAGATAAAGCAATTCAATCAAGGCTGTTCTATTTAAATCAGAGATGGGGACCAGGCTCAGAGTTCTACTATCTAACCCCCAACCACAGCCCCCTTGGTGGCCCATGAGTTGCTTCCATGAAACCTTAGGAGTCTCTGGAAGACAGATTAAAAACCAGTGATCTGTAATTTGTAGCTCTTCCTGCTGATCCAAGGACTTTCCCATGGGTGCACTTGATGGTTTAGTGGATCGACTCAACTCAGAACATAAGCTTGGAAAGTGTTAGGGGTTTTGAACTAGGTGGATACTAAATCTCAGCCCCACTCTTCATTGGCTTAACGTAAAAACCAGAGGTGCTTTTCCTTGTCTGTGTGCGGCTGTTTTAGTTGCTTGCCCTTCATTTTGCTACTGATTTTCCTTAATTTGTGGGAAGGAGTAGGCAAAGAATATGCTTACATGATTACACCTGTAAAGTAAGCCCAAacatcccaaatgtccatcaactgatgagtggattaataaaatgtttccatGGAATATTCCTTGgattactcagccacaaaaaggattGAAGTACTGACACACGCTGTGACATCAGTGAACCCTGAAAACATCCTTCTCAGTGAAACAAGCCAGAGAGATGTATAAGGCTAcagactgtatgattccatttatatgaaatatacatactAGGCAAATCCATGGAGATGGAacatagattagtggttgccaggggatagAGGAGTAACTGTTAGTGGGCATGGGATTTGTTTTTGGGAGGttttgaaaatgttctggagTTGAACAATAGTAATGGTTGCATGATTTggtaaaaatactaaaaactatGGAATTGTTTaattatggtatatgaattaatttctttctttttttctttttttttgacacggagtctcactctgtcacccaggctggagtgcagtggtgtgatctcgtctcactgcaacctccgcctcccagattcaagcgattctcctgtctcagcctcctgagtagctgggattataggtacatgccatcacaccaggctaatttttgtatttttagtagagatgaggtttcaccattttggccaggctgatcttgaactcctgacctcaggtgatccacccgcctcggcctcccaaagtgctgggattacaggtgtaagccgcaACACCCGGCCATGAATTAACTCCGTTAAAAAATAAACGTATACATTCTGTGAGCAAATCCATTTTGTCTCCATATTTTCCTGCTGCTGAACATTTTATAGAGTGTGGGGGATGGAAGGGACCCAGGTGTTCTAGTCAACCCCCAGTCAGGTGCAAAAGTCCCCTCCccaatgtttctgtttttgttttctcttggatGGGTGACAAAGTGCAACTGTAAGACCCATAGAGAAAAACTCTGGTTCCTGCTCAGAATGGGCCCATCTTGTTGGACTTGTTTCCACAGCCCCCCACCCCTTCCAAACCATACCTACCCTTCAAGCCAAGCCTAGCATGGGGGCCACCTTGACATGCTGGGGATTTCCAGAGTTTCAAACCTCAGAGTTCATAATGTTTATTGTTAGTCTTGCTACATTCATTCCCCAACTGATAG
The genomic region above belongs to Gorilla gorilla gorilla isolate KB3781 chromosome 12, NHGRI_mGorGor1-v2.1_pri, whole genome shotgun sequence and contains:
- the LOC115935842 gene encoding LOW QUALITY PROTEIN: aldehyde dehydrogenase X, mitochondrial-like (The sequence of the model RefSeq protein was modified relative to this genomic sequence to represent the inferred CDS: inserted 1 base in 1 codon; deleted 1 base in 1 codon) yields the protein MLRFLAPRLLSLQGRTARYSSAAALPSPILNPDIPYNQLFINNEWQDAVSKKTFPTVPFXGEVIGHVAEGDRADVDRAVKAAREAFRLGSPWHWMDASERDRLLNRLADLVERDRVYLASLETLDNGRPFQESYALDLDEVIKVYRYFAGWADKWHGKTIPVDGQHFCFTRHEPVGVCGQIIPWNFPLVMQGWKLAPALATGNTVVMKVAEQTPLSALYLASLIKEAGFPPGVVNIITGYGPTAGAAIAQHMDVDKVAFTGSTEVGHLIQKAAGDSNLKRVTLELGGKSPSIVLADADMEHAVEQCHEALFFNMGQCCYAGSRTFMEESIYNEFLERTVEKAKQRKVGNPFELDTQQGPQVDKEQFEQVLGYIQLGQKEGTKLLCGGERFGERGFFIKPTVFGGVQDDMRIAKEEISGPVQPLFKFKKIEEVIERANNTRYGLAAAVFTRDLDKAMYFTQALQARTVWVNTYNIVPCHMPFGGFKESGNGRELGEDGLKAYTEVKTVTIKVPQKNS